Proteins encoded by one window of Nicotiana tabacum cultivar K326 chromosome 10, ASM71507v2, whole genome shotgun sequence:
- the LOC107786526 gene encoding omega-3 fatty acid desaturase, endoplasmic reticulum-like isoform X1 — translation MFRVEDSGRKSMGSLGISEIYDKSSFNEMEFEFDPSAPPPFRLAEIRNAIPKHCWVKDPFRSLSYVVRDVVFVATLIVIAIHLDSWLFYPVYWAIQGTMFWAIFVLGHDCGHGSFSDSQLLNNVVGHILHSAILVPYHGWRISHKTHHQNHGNVETDESWVPMPEKLYNKVGYSTKFLRYKIPFPLLAYPMYLMKRSPGKSGSHFNPYSDLFQPHERKNVVTSTLCWTVMAALLVYLCIAFGSLQMFKIYGAPYLIFVMWLDFVTYLHHHGYEKKLPWYRGKEWSYLRGGLTTVDRDYGLFNNIHHDIGTHVIHHLFPQIPHYHLREATKAAKPILGKYYREPKKSGPIPFHLVKDLTRSMKQDHYVSDSGEIVFYQTDPHIFRSAPKDE, via the exons AT GTTCAGGGTTGAAGACTCTGGACGAAAATCAATGGGGTCTCTGGGAATAAGTGAGATTTATGATAAGAGCAGCTTTAACGAGATGGAGTTTGAATTCGACCCCAGTGCCCCTCCTCCCTTTAGGCTGGCAGAGATACGAAATGCCATCCCTAAACATTGTTGGGTTAAAGATCCATTTAGGTCCTTGAGCTATGTTGTCAGGGACGTAGTATTTGTTGCTACCTTGATTGTCATAGCAATTCACTTGGATAGTTGGTTATTTTACCCAGTTTACTGGGCTATCCAAGGCACCATGTTTTGGGCAATCTTTGTTCTTGGACATGATTG TGGCCATGGCAGCTTTTCAGACAGCCAGTTGCTAAATAATGTGGTTGGTCACATACTTCATTCTGCCATTCTGGTACCCTACCATGGCTG GAGAATCAGCCACAAAACTCACCATCAGAACCATGGAAATGTGGAGACTGATGAGTCTTGGGTGCCG ATGCCTGAAAAGCTATACAACAAAGTGGGTTATTCAACCAAGTTCCTAAGATACAAGATCCCTTTTCCCTTGTTAGCATATCCAATGTACCTG ATGAAGAGAAGTCCAGGAAAATCTGGTTCTCATTTCAATCCATACAGTGATTTGTTCCAACCCCATGAGAGGAAGAATGTGGTTACATCAACTCTGTGCTGGACTGTCATGGCAGCTCTCCTCGTCTATCTGTGCATTGCCTTTGGTTCTCTGCAAATGTTTAAGATTTATGGCGCTCCTTACTTG ATTTTTGTAATGTGGCTAGATTTTGTTACCTACTTGCATCACCATGGTTACGAGAAGAAGCTTCCCTGGTACCGCGGCAAG GAATGGAGTTACCTTAGAGGAGGACTAACCACAGTTGATAGAGACTACGGATTGTTTAACAACATACATCATGACATCGGAACACATGTTATCCACCATCTATTTCCTCAGATACCACATTATCACTTGAGAGAAGCG ACCAAAGCAGCAAAGCCTATACTTGGCAAGTATTACAGGGAACCCAAGAAATCAGGGCCAATTCCTTTTCACTTGGTTAAGGATTTAACAAGGAGCATGAAGCAGGATCATTATGTTAGCGATTCCGGGGAGATTGTTTTCTATCAGACCGATCCACACATCTTTCGATCTGCTCCAAAGGATGAATGA
- the LOC107786526 gene encoding omega-3 fatty acid desaturase, endoplasmic reticulum-like isoform X2: MGSLGISEIYDKSSFNEMEFEFDPSAPPPFRLAEIRNAIPKHCWVKDPFRSLSYVVRDVVFVATLIVIAIHLDSWLFYPVYWAIQGTMFWAIFVLGHDCGHGSFSDSQLLNNVVGHILHSAILVPYHGWRISHKTHHQNHGNVETDESWVPMPEKLYNKVGYSTKFLRYKIPFPLLAYPMYLMKRSPGKSGSHFNPYSDLFQPHERKNVVTSTLCWTVMAALLVYLCIAFGSLQMFKIYGAPYLIFVMWLDFVTYLHHHGYEKKLPWYRGKEWSYLRGGLTTVDRDYGLFNNIHHDIGTHVIHHLFPQIPHYHLREATKAAKPILGKYYREPKKSGPIPFHLVKDLTRSMKQDHYVSDSGEIVFYQTDPHIFRSAPKDE; the protein is encoded by the exons ATGGGGTCTCTGGGAATAAGTGAGATTTATGATAAGAGCAGCTTTAACGAGATGGAGTTTGAATTCGACCCCAGTGCCCCTCCTCCCTTTAGGCTGGCAGAGATACGAAATGCCATCCCTAAACATTGTTGGGTTAAAGATCCATTTAGGTCCTTGAGCTATGTTGTCAGGGACGTAGTATTTGTTGCTACCTTGATTGTCATAGCAATTCACTTGGATAGTTGGTTATTTTACCCAGTTTACTGGGCTATCCAAGGCACCATGTTTTGGGCAATCTTTGTTCTTGGACATGATTG TGGCCATGGCAGCTTTTCAGACAGCCAGTTGCTAAATAATGTGGTTGGTCACATACTTCATTCTGCCATTCTGGTACCCTACCATGGCTG GAGAATCAGCCACAAAACTCACCATCAGAACCATGGAAATGTGGAGACTGATGAGTCTTGGGTGCCG ATGCCTGAAAAGCTATACAACAAAGTGGGTTATTCAACCAAGTTCCTAAGATACAAGATCCCTTTTCCCTTGTTAGCATATCCAATGTACCTG ATGAAGAGAAGTCCAGGAAAATCTGGTTCTCATTTCAATCCATACAGTGATTTGTTCCAACCCCATGAGAGGAAGAATGTGGTTACATCAACTCTGTGCTGGACTGTCATGGCAGCTCTCCTCGTCTATCTGTGCATTGCCTTTGGTTCTCTGCAAATGTTTAAGATTTATGGCGCTCCTTACTTG ATTTTTGTAATGTGGCTAGATTTTGTTACCTACTTGCATCACCATGGTTACGAGAAGAAGCTTCCCTGGTACCGCGGCAAG GAATGGAGTTACCTTAGAGGAGGACTAACCACAGTTGATAGAGACTACGGATTGTTTAACAACATACATCATGACATCGGAACACATGTTATCCACCATCTATTTCCTCAGATACCACATTATCACTTGAGAGAAGCG ACCAAAGCAGCAAAGCCTATACTTGGCAAGTATTACAGGGAACCCAAGAAATCAGGGCCAATTCCTTTTCACTTGGTTAAGGATTTAACAAGGAGCATGAAGCAGGATCATTATGTTAGCGATTCCGGGGAGATTGTTTTCTATCAGACCGATCCACACATCTTTCGATCTGCTCCAAAGGATGAATGA